The Oscillatoria acuminata PCC 6304 genomic interval CCAGTGTGACTATCAAACATTAGGAGTTTTACAATGAGCCAACCGATCGAGCTATCTTTGGAACAACAATTTAACGTCCGAGCCTTTGAAACCCAGGTCGAGAAAATGAGCCTTGAACAGTCTCAGCATTTTCTCAAAGAACTCTACAAACAAATGATGGTGAGGGAAACCATGTATCAGCAATTCCTGAAACATGAATGGGGTTTAGACCAAGGACCACGTTTTAGCAGTGAGTTTTAATAACCGTGCTAAGTTTTACTCAAGTCCCAACAGTGGGCGACCTCCGTCTCTTGCTTAGTTCCCAATGGGGAGAGGAGCTGGGGATGCTGGGGCGTCAACTTTATTTCCTTACAAAACACTAGAGACTATCTCCTCAGATATTCTCAACCCCAATTTGATTAGATAAACCCTTAGTAAAGTTCCTTGATGAAATTTATCGTGTTTTGTCCAAAAATGGACAGCACAAACCCTTGCTCTAGTTCAAATCTTACTCAAAATTATTGTCCTTTAACTCGTGCCTGAGCAACTGCTCGGGCACGAGTTTTTTTGAAATGTAGCGAGTCTAAATGCCGTTTGTGATTAACAGGATTTACACATTAATGAAAGATTAAACCCTAAATGGAGGGTTAATTCACTTGAAAAGGGAGCATCTCAATGTTGCCTAAAAACCAGTCGGACCTCTCCCCAAACCCCTCCCCTAAGAGGGGAGGGGCTTTGAGACTCCCCCTTCCGGCTCCCCCTTCCCTCTTAGGGAAGGGGGCTGGGGGGTTAGGTCTCTTGAACAAATTGAGATGCTCCCCTTGAAAATCCTCCTTTTAGGGTTTAGGCGTTAGTTTTGTCAGTAAGCCCCAGAAGGCAGTGCGTGGTATTGCCCATACAAACAAGGGAAACGACTGCAGTGGTGATCCTGCACACCGGGAGAGGTGGGACTTATCGTAACCAATGGAGGCGGCAAACTGCTAAAATTTGAGCACGAGAAAAATTGGGGGAGCGATCGCGCCGCTGGCAAAGAGTCCAAAACCTGAGCCAGTCGCAGAATTTCCCAGTTTTTGGGCGGTCAATGATACCCGAATAATTTGTTTAAATGTTTAAGCGTGTTTTAATTAGTACGGATTTGTCAGACGGCTTAGTGCGCTTGGGAAAATTCTTACCCAGTTTAGCTGCCGGAGGGATGGAGCATATCGCATTTGTCCATAGCGTTCCCCTGTGGACCAAAGGGCAAATTCCTCGGGAAGATACGGAAAAAATCAGTTTGGCACGCGATCGCCTCAATGCCATTTTGAATCAGGTCCCCGATGGCTTGCAGGTAGAGGTTGAGGTGCTATCCGGGAATCCGACGGAGAACATTCTCAAGGCAGTGGAACGGTACAAAAGCGAGGTCATGATTTTAGGGGCCTCCAACCGCAATCTCCTGAGTGAAAAACTCTTTGGCAGTACGACCCTGGAGTTATCGGGACGAACCAATATTCCCCTGATGACCATTCCCACGGCACTGCTGTCTCCCTTAACCTCTGAGGAGTTGGATCTGCGCTGTCGGCATCTGTTCCGCTACATTCTGCTTCCCTATGCGGATACCCAAGCATCGGGGGTATTAATCAAAGAGTTTAAGCGCTACGCCCAGAACCGTCCTCCTCATTCATTAGAACGCTGTATGTTAGCGTGGGTGATTGATGCGGGGGTTCTGCGAAAGGTCCCGAAGGACTACAAGCTCAAGGAAGCCCATGAGAAATTAGCCCCAATCCAAGCCGAGTTAGAAGCGATCGGCTTGCAGGTGGATGTGGAAGTCCGCTTAGGTGAGCCAGTCCTGGATATTTTAGATTTAGCACAGATGTCCGACATCTGTGCCGTGGCACTGGCTTCCAATAGCTTAGGGAAAATTTTGGATTGGTTCCCCAGCTTTGCGGCAGAGGTCCTGCGGCGCAGTTGTGAACCTGTCATCTTTTTTCCCTCCCGGCGGTAACAGCCGTTCGTTATTTAGTTTAGTCACTCATTAGTCACTTAGCCGAGTCAGGGTTGCTTCCATTGCACTGGTTAAGTAGTGGCCTGCTAAAATGCCGCTTGAATGGTAATAGGTGTTGTGACTGAGGCGATGCAAGGTTTCAAAGCCACTGCGTCGCTTTTTTTCATCCCCGAGAACCCAATAGCGCTGAATAATCGTTTCCGGTGCGATCCAGCCTTCTCCCTCGACTCGTCCCAGTTCGCTATGTTGGAGAACAAAAGTGTATTGGCGGTCCCCGAGGTCAAAATGTCCCCGATATTGCAGGGTGATTTCTGGGCGATCGCTTCCGGGAAAAGCCAGCTTGGTCACCATGTTAAACCAATCTTCCCGAGTCCATGCGACTAAAATTTTCCCAGTGACGGGACTGGTTGGAACATGGCGTTCTAACCAAGTGCCTTCAAGGGTCCAGCGACCCGGTTGCAGCAAAAATATATGATTCACGGCACCATATCCTTGATTGAATTGCAGTCTGCCCCTATAGAATTTATATGCTACCAGGTTTTATGAGGCATAGTTTTTATGAACAAGAATTTTTTTTGAATTTTTAGCTGATAGCGAGAACCAGCCTGAATGCAAATGCTTATTATTTCGGTTTTATTATGGATTTATAGAGTTTTTTAATGATAAATTTTCTCAATTTCCTGGAGGTTAATAGGAACAGAATAGACTTTTTAGGATGGGGTAAGACTATAGACTTTACCCCGGTTATGAGGTACATTATTTGGGGATTGGGGTGGGAATAAAGCGCAGTCTGGGCGTTGTTTTCTCACATTAAGCGAGGCTTTTTTATGGCACAGTGCTGCAAGAATTGCTTATAAAAAGCCATTCTTGGATTAGGGTTGGTATTCGTCTATGGCTCGATTGGCTTCCGCGTCAGCGAGGGCGTTGTCGGCTCTGCGGACGTGCTCGGGGGGGGCGTAGCTTTCAAATTGGTTGAAGAGGGATTTTACTTGGTCATAGAGGGGTTTTAATTCGGGCTTTTTGACGCGATATTGGCCGAGGAGTTGTTTGACCATCAGTTCGCTGTCGGCACGGAGTTTGACTCGGGTTGCTCCCATTTTTAACGCGGTTTCTAGACCGAGAATGGCGGCTTGATATTCGGCTTGATTGTTGGTGGTTTCGCCGAGGTATTTACAGACTTTATTCAGGATGTTTCCCTGTTCATCGAGGAGGACGGCTCCGGCTCCGGCAGGGCCGGGGTTACGGCGAGAGGCTCCGTCGGAATAGATTGTGATATACATAAAGCATGACTCCTTACTAAGGTGATAAAGGTGGAATGTGTATTGTACTGCAAAAGAACGAGGCGATCGCCTGGGGTTAGATTCAGAATGAGCGACAGGGGGAGAGCAGCGATCAATGGAGGGGTTAGGGATATTCAACAATTAAGGGTCCATGAGGCCGGAAGCGGCGATCGGCATTGGCTTTTTTGTTGAGGTTATGGAAGGAGGCAATGGGAATCTGCTCACTCACCGGCAATTCACTGAGGTGTTCCACTTCCCAAAAAACGGCCCAAGTGCTTTTATCCAGTTGCGCTGAGTCGGGGCGAAATCGCTTTTCTCCAGGATATCGACCGCGACGGGAGGGGAGGTGACCCTGATAAATGCCATGCCACACTACGGACATAAACAGGGGTTTGTCGGAGTCAGGATGGGAGGGGTAGATAAACACTTCTACCCCTTGACCTTTTCTGATTTCATCCGCTTCCCGAAACAGTTCCCAGGCATCACTTCCGAAGACAACTTTCCCCTCGCGATCGCAAGTTTCCTTACCGGAAATTAAGTGGGGTTCGGGCACAGGGGCCAGAATTGCAAATGCTTTGGTGATGGTCATTTAATTTAACATCCTTACAATTTAAGACTCAAGAGTTACCGCATTGTCGTCACCGAGGGTTTTAGCTTTCCTAAAATGCTCATTCAAAAGACTGAATTTTCGGCTAATCTCAGTTTACTGGCTTTCTGGAAAAACAATGATATCCGCATTACTTTTTGATTTAGATGGAACCCTGTGCAATACGGACCCCATTCACTTTCAAACTTGGGTGGAACTGTTGCTGGATTATGGCATGGAGATTGATCAAGACTTGTATCAATCCCGGATGACCGGACGTCTGAATGAGGCAATTATTAAAGATTTGTTACCGCAACTTTCACCCTCCCAGGGGAAGCAGCTTGCGGATGAAAAAGAAGCACGCTTCCGCAAATTAGCACTAAAATTGGAGCGATTGGCTGGGGTCTCCAATATTTTAGCCTGGTCTGAGCAACGGGAATTATCCCGAGCACTGGTCACGAATGCTCCCCCGAAAAATGTAGAATTCATGTTACAAGTGTTGGAATTAACTCCGATGTTTGAGTTGGTTATCTTAGCAGAAAATTTATCCGCTGGCAAGCCCGATCCACTCCCTTATCAAATGGCATTGACAGAATTAGGGATTTCGGCCTCGGAGGCGATCGCCTTTGAGGATTCGCCATCAGGGATTCGTTCAGCGGTTAGGGCGGGTATTTATACCATTGGCATTGCCTCGACTCACTCCCTGAATCACCTCAAAGATTTGGGTGCGTCAATGGCGATTTCCGATTTCACCGACCCGGAACTCTGGAGGTTGCTAGACACAATTTAGATCGGTTTCTCTACTTGGGTGATTTTTTCGGGGATTGCATTGTTTTTCGCTAAAAAAACAATGCAATTGTTTCCTCTGATACCATTTTTTTAACGGGCTTTGAACGCGATAGTATTGTAAACGAACTTTTCCTTTAAATCTTCTCCCTTTAGAAAGATGCGGCGTTGGCCTGTTTGCAGCAATAATAGCCAGGGAGTTTATCTGGGACTTAAAAGGTCTCTTCCCACTCTATTCAGTAGGTTCTATTAAAACGTATGACGGTTACACTAGGTTCTAATTATTTGGGGAACGATCGCTGTGAGTTTACCGTATGGGCACCCCTGCTGAAGGAAGTAGCGGTGGTGATTGCTGCTGAGGATGAACAACGGGCGATCGCGATGGAACAGCAGGCGGAAGGATACTGGAAGACGACTGCCGAAGGGATTACACCCGGGACGCGGTATTTCTATCGGTTAGACGGGAACCTGCTCAGACCTGACCCTGCATCTCATTTGCAACCGGATGGGGTACATGGACCCTCAGCCGTCGTGGACCCGAACGCCTTTTCCTGGCGCGATCGCAGTTGGTGTAACCTTCCTCTGGAAGAGTATATCATTTATGAACTGCACGTTGGCACATTTACTCCCGAGGGAACATTTGAGGCGATCATTCCCCGTCTTGGGGTCTTAAAAGATTTGGGAATCAACGCCATTGAAATTATGCCGGTTGCCCAATTTCCGGGCGATCGTAACTGGGGATATGATGGGGTGTTGCCTTATGCCGTCCAGAACTCTTATGGCGGACCAGATAAATTAAAACAATGGGTTGATGCCTGTCATCAACAAGGGATTGCAGTCATCATGGATGTGGTTTATAACCACCTCGGTCCTGAAGGCAATTATTTAGCAGATTTTGGTCCATATTTTACCAACAAATATCGCCCAATTTGGGGAGAGGCGCTGAATTTTGATGAAGAATACAGCGATGGAGTTCGCAACTTTTTCATTGAAAATGCCCTCTATTGGCTGCGAGAGTACCATATTGATGCCTTACGCTTAGATGCAATTCAAGCCATTTTTGAAATGGGGGCGCGGCCCTTTTTGCAGGAACTTTCCGATGCCGTGGCGGACTTGTCTGAACAGGAGGGACGAAAATTTTATATAACGGCGGAAAGCGATTTAAACGATGTTCGGGTTATACGTCCCAAAGAATTGGGAGGCTATGGACTCGATTCCCAATGGTGTGATGATTTTCATCACGTTCTGCATACCTTGCTCACGGGAGAAAACGACCGATATTATCAAGATTTTGGTCAAATTCAACAGTTGGTTAAATCCTTTAAAGAGGGGTTTGTTTATGATGGAATTTATGCCCCCCATCGCAAGCGCCGACATGGGAATTCCGCCAAAGACCAACCGGCTCATCAATTCATTGTTTTTTCTCAGAATCATGACCAAACGGGGAACCGAATTGGGGGCGATCGGCTCTCTCATTTAATTTCCTTTGATGGATTAAAACTAGCAGCAGCCACCGTATTACTCTCTCCCTTCTTACCCTTTTTATTCATGGGAGAAGAATATGGAGAAACAGCCCCATTTTTATATTTTGTCAGTCACTCTGACCCCGACCTCATCGAAGCCATTCGCCAAGACAAAGAAAAAGAATTTACCCAGGGTCTGAAGTCGGGAAAATTTAACAATCCTCAAGATGTTAATACCTTTTATCAATGCCAACTTAATTGGGAAAAACATCAACAAGGGCAACATCAGATCCTCTGGAACTTTTACCGTCGCTTAATTGAACTGCGTCGCACCGTTCCTGCCCTGAAAAAGCTCAGTAAAGAAACCCTAGACTGTAGTTGCCTCGAAGCCGAAAATTTGTTGTTTGTCCGGCGATGGGCTGACAAGAGTCAAGTCTTCTATGTGATTAATTTCAGCACCAATGCAGTCAAATTTGAGCCGAATATTCCCGATGGAAATTGGCAGAAAATATTAGACTCTTCTGAAGAAAATTGGAAAGGTCCAGGGTCGTCATTACCCGAAGTAATTCAACCCGAAAAATCCGTTTCAATTCCCCCTTTAACCGTTGGGCTTTATGAAATTTCTGGATAAAAATATCCCCCCCCATCTCGTTCCCAGGCTCTGCCTGGGAATGCCAAATCGGAGGCTCTACCTCCTCCCCTACTCAAGCCTACAAAATTTAAAATAGCTTGACGTTAAAAAAACTGCAACCCGTTTATTTTCACCCCAACCCAAGTCAAACATGAGAATTCCTCAAGCAACTTACCGCATTCAATTTAACGCGAATTTCCAGTTTGCCGATGCCGAAAAAATAGTCGATTATCTGGCCGATTTAGGAATTTCAGATATTTACGCTTCCCCCATTTTCAAAGCCCGTCAAGGTAGCACCCACGGCTATGATGTGGTAGACCCCAATCAACTCAATCCCGAACTGGGAACTCCAGAAGCATTTGAGTCTTTGATGGAAAAATCCCAACAAAAAAACCTCGGATGGGTGCAGGATATCGTCCCGAATCATACCGCTTATGATAGCGAAAATTCCATGCTAATGGATGTCCTGGAAAATGGGGCATCATCGGATTATTTTGACTATTTTGATATCGCCTGGAATGCTCCTTATGGGGATATTAGTGAAGGAGTTCTCGCTCCTTTGCTGGGAAATTTTTATCAAGAATGTCTGGAAAATGGCGAAATTCAACTTCAATACGATGCCACAGGATTAACAGTCCAGTATTATAGCCTAAAACTGCCCATCCGCATTGAGTCTTATGTGCCTTTTTTGACCCATAATTTAGGTAAACTGCGAAGAACCTTGGGGCGAAATCATCCCGAGTTTATCAAACTCCTGGGAATTCTTTATTTGTTAAAAAGTATTCCGACAGAAACTAAAGGGCGAGAACGGTATGATCAACTCACCTTTGTTAAAGGATTATTGTGGGAGTTGTATGACCAAAATCATGATATCTGCCAATTTATCCAGGATAATTTAAAGGAATTTAATGGCACTCCGGGAATACCCGAGAGCTTTAATTTGCTGGAAGAGTTACTGCGGGAACAAGTGTATCGCCTCACGTTTTGGAAAGTGGGGGCGGAAGAAATTAACTACCGGCGATTTTTTACGGTGAATGAATTGATTTCTGTGCGGGTGGAAAACCTGCGGGTGTTTCATGATACCCATGATTTAATCGCCAAATTGGTCAAAACGGGAAAATTTACCGGGGTGCGGATCGATCATATTGATGGACTCTATGACCCTCAGCAATATTTAGAACGATTGCGAGAAAAATTAGGGGATATCTATATTACGGTAGAAAAAATCCTAGAAATGGCCGAAATCATGCCTTCAAATTGGCCAATTCAGGGAACCAGTGGCTATGATTTTATGAATCGGCTGAATGGATTATTTTGTAATTGCAATAATCAAGAGCGATTCAGTGAAATTTATGGTCAGTTTACGGGATTAAATCCCAGTTACAAAGACTTGTTTTTTGAGAAGAAGCATCTAATTGTCGATCGCAATATGGCGGGAGATGCGGACAATTTGGCTCATTTGTTAAAATCCATTGCCAATCAATCCCGGGAGGGACGAGATTTTACCTTGTATTCCCTGAAACGAGCGCTGGTGGAGGTGCTGGTGGCGTTCCCGGTGTATCGCACCTATATTAATGGGGAGGGAGTCAGCAGTCGCGATCGCCACTATATCCAAGAGGTGATTGCTCAAGCAAAACAGCTTCTGCCATTGCAGGGAAAAGAGCTTGATTTTATTGAAAAATTAATGTTACTGGAAAATGCTGATTATTTAACGGAAGAAGAACGAGAACAGCGTCTCTATTCCGTGATGCGGATGCAGCAATGGACAGGACCATTGATGGCAAAAGGGATTGAAGATACCCTATTTTACGTTTACAATCGATTAGTTTCTCTCAATGAGGTCGGCGGCGACCCGGCTCAATTTGGCCTAACTTTACAGGAGTTTCATGAGTTTAATATTCAACAAAAAGAAACTTGGGTTCATAAAATGAATGCCACCTCTACCCATGATACCAAACGGGGAGAAGATGTCCGCGCCCGCATTAATGTCCTGTCAGAAATTCCCGATGAGTGGGAACAGCACATCACGTCCTGGCGGGAAATTAATCAAGAACATAAAACGAAACTCCCGGATAAACTTGTCCCCACTGCCAATGATGAATATTTCTTTTATCAAACCCTCTTAGGAGCATTTCCCTTTGCAGAAAGCGAGTATTCTGAGTTTATTCAGCGGGTCAAAGATTGTTCGATAAAATCGGTGCGAGAAGCGAAAGTCCATACGGCTTGGTTGCGCCCAGATACGGACTATGAGGAGGGATTTCTGGCGTTTATCGATGCCGTGATGCAACCGGGACCTGAGAATTTATTTTTCCAGAAATTCCAGCAGTTCCAACAGAAAATAGCCAGCTATGGGGTTTATAATTCTTTAGCTCAAGTGCTGCTGAAATTGACGACTCCTGGAGTGCCTGATTTGTATCAGGGAACGGAATTGTGGGATTTAAGTTTAGTTGACCCGGATAATCGCCGTCCCGTGGATTTTGAGCACCGGATAGCAGCGTTAAGGGAGATTCGCACCCAAGCATCGCAGGATATTTTAGCCTTGATGAAGGAGTTACTGTCTCATCCGGAATCAGGAAAAATTAAACTGTTTGCGATCGCCCAAATTTTAAAGGCAAAATCTCAGGCGATCGCACTGTTCCAAGCGGGAGATTATCAACCCCTGAAAGCGGCGGGAAAATTTAGCGAAAATGTGGTAGGATTTACCCGATCGCAGGGGAATCAAGTTGCGATCGCAGTCGCACCCCGCTTTCTGACTCATCTCATCCAACCGGGCACTCTCCCCCTGGGTCAAGTCTGGCAAGACACCCATTTAAAACTGCCTTCGGGACTCCCCTCGCAGTGGCAAGATGGAATTTCTGGACAACCCATTCAAACCGATGGCACCTTGTCAATAGCCCAAACCTTGACCCATTTCCCCATCGCCCTGTTAATCAGTCAAACCTCCTAATTATGGCAGACCCTGGATGAAATTAAATCCGGTGAACCCCCTAAAGGCGGATTTATATAGCGATTTCCATAGTTATGAGGGACTTTTTGGGAGTGCGAGCAACTTGCTTGCTATTGTCAAGTGCGAGCACCTTGCTCGCACTCCTTAAAATAGAGTCACATTCCGACAAATTTTTTACAGGAACGCTACAATAGAAAAAAGTGCGAACCCTTAGCTGGAATCGCCTTCCTTTTTTAACTGCAATTTAACATCAATTGGTGATAACAATGTTAGCTGATGTCTTTCAACCCAACGAATTTCCTAGTCCCAGTCGCATTGCCGCGATGCGAGAATATATCAAGAAAACCTGGAAAACCCTCTATCGTTCTCATGCTCATATTTTAGAAGCAGCCAAAGATGAAAAAATCGGCCATACCGATGACCAACGTTGGCCAATTTATATTTCCGCAATGGAAGATAAAAACCGGGTAGAAGCTGAATTTAAAAGTGTTTTAAGCAAAGAAGAATTTCAACAAATTGAAATTCAAAGTCTACCCTCAGAAATGGACCAAATTACTGAACATGGATTGCTGTATCTTCCGGGGGATTATGTGGTGCCGGGGGGTCGCTTTAATGAAATGTATGGATGGGATAGTTATTTTATCGTCCTGGGATTGTTACGGGATGGGGAAATAGAATTAGCGAAAAGTCAAGTAGATCAGCTAATTTATCAAATCGAGCATTATGGAACAATTTTAAATGCAAATCGGAGTTATTTGTTGTCCCGATCGCAACCGCCATTTTTAACGCCGATGATTCTGGCGGTATATGAGCAGACTCAGGATAAAGACTGGTTGCGATCGCTATTAGGGGCGGTAGAAAGTCACTACTATTACTGGATTGTCCCTCCGCACTTAAATCAATCCACGGGACTCTCTCGCTATTGTGCCTTGGGGGAAGGACCCGCCCCAGAAGTGCTGGTGTCAGAAACCGATGACTTAGGCCGAACTCACTATGATCGCATCCGAGAATATTATCGCCGATTTGAGGTAATGGCCTATGATGTGAGCTTGTATTACGACAAGGAAACCGATACCCTGACGGACCTTTTTTATAAAGGCGATCGCTCCATGAGAGAATCGGGATTTGACCCCTCGAACCGTTTTGGTCCTTTTAATATTGACATTATACACTACGCGCCGGTTTGTTTAAACGCGCTGTTGTATCGAATGGAGCAAGATATTGCCAAAATTCTCAAGATTTTAGGCAATCCGCAACTGGCAGAATTATGGGATGAGCGCGCTCAAACCCGCCATCAGCTCATCGATAAGTTCCTCTGGGATGAACCCTCCGGTTTATACTTAGATTATAATTTCCGGACGAATGAACGCCGCCTGTATGAATTTGCCACTACCTTTTATCCCTTGTGGGTGGGACTGGCTTCAGAAAAACAAGCGCAACGAGTGGTAGAAAACTTGGAGTTATTTGAAGCCCCCGGAGGATTGCTCACCAGTGCTCATGTCACGGGGAATCAATGGGATGCGCCCTTTGGTTGGGCACCTTTAACTTTAATTGCGGTGGAAGGATTGTATCGCTATGGGTATCGCAGCGAAGGCGATCGCATTGGGGGCAAGTTCATTAATTTAGTCACTCAAGAATTTGAAAAAACCGGCACGCTTTTAGAAAAATATGACGTCCTCTCCTGTTCGTCAGAAGTTTCCAGCGAAATTGTCTTTGGGTACAATACCAATGAAATTGGATTTGGGTGGACCAATGGTTCAATTCTGGAACTGTTAGCTCAAGCGAAGAAGATTTAAAAAAAACGGGAGGATTTCAATTTTTTCAAGAGACCTAACCCCCCAGCCCCCTTCCCTAAGAGGGAAGGGGGAGAAAGAGGTAAATTCTCCCCGTATAGCAATAAAAAAATTGGATTATTCTCCCTCTCCTTTTAGGAGAGGGTTGGGGAGAGGTCAATTCTGGAACTGTTAGCTCAAGCGAAGAAGATTTAAAAAAAAACGGGAGGATTTCAATTTTTTCAAGAGACCTAACCCCCCAGCCCCCTTCCCACCTCTCCCCAACCCTCTCCTACAAGGAGAGGGAGGTATAAGGAATGAATGTCTTTAGCTGGAAGGGGGAGAAAGAGGTAAATTCTCCCCGTATAGCAATAAAAAAATTGGATTATTCTCCCTCTCCTTTTAGGAGAGGGTTGGGGAGAGGTCAATTCTGGAACTGTTAGCTCAAGCGAAGAAGATTTAAAAAAACGGGAGGATTTCAATTTTTTCAAGAGACCTAACCCCCCAGCCCCCTTCCCTCTGAGGGAAGGGGGAGAAAGAGGTAAATTCCCCCCGTATAGCAATAAAAAAATTGGATTATTCTCCCTCTCCTTTTAGGAGAGGGTTGGGGAGAGGTCAATTCTGGAACTGTTAGCTCAAGCGAAGAAGATTTAAAAAACAAACACCCCCTCAAGGATGCGGTTACCCAAATCCAACCCACGGAGGGAGGGTAATGTTTTGCTGGGACTTCCCTTTAAATTTTTGAGGATCTATACGGAAATGGGAGGGGTAATTGATGAATTACCCCTCCTTTTTACTTCAGCTATTCCATAACTCCGGGGTGGATTGGGGATAAAGTAAACCGATTACCAAATTTTAAAAGGTCACCTTAAAAAAGGGGGGTTGAGAATTTTTTATGCCGGTTGGTAAGAGGTTTAATCTTCTTTTTTCTCAACAACTAGGGTAAGACGGGCGACCATTGCGCCAATTGCGCCAACCGCTGCAACAACGGGAAATAATGCCACACCAATTGTTCCTCCAACGACCCCAACAGTGAGGGGAATTTCAATTAGGGTGTGACCCTCTTCATTTTTAATGACAATCCGTCGGGCATTTCCTTGTTGAATCAGTTCTCTAACTTTTTTTGTCAGGTCGTCTCCATTCAGTTTAAACTCTTCAACCCGAACGTTTGAATTGGTTTGCACTTCCGGGTCAATGGGGATGACAGGTTCTTGGAAGGGAGTTCCGATGGGGTCTTCTGGACGAATGGGTTCAGTCATGATCAACAGTCCTCTAAATGGAAGTATGCTTATAGTCTATCAAACGGTGTTAGGGATGAGTGCCGATCGCCTGGAGAGTACAGCAGGGGGAAAAGGTATCCCAGGCATCTCCGGAGGGAGTTGAGTCGAGTTTCCCGGTAACCGGAACCGGCGATTCAGAAGGGGGAGAGGGTTCGGGACCTGATCGATGGAGACTTGAGCCTATTTTCGCTACAATCATCACAGCAGAACTCAACAGAGAACGGGAGGGAGGTCGAGGAGACTTGATGCAACAGGAGGATGGGTTGCCTGGGGTAGCACTCTTGACAACCGGGTGAGGGACAAGGGAGGATTTGAAAACCTCTCTCTGGCACTCTCGGGGGTTAGTACAGTAATTAGTAAAGTAAAGGGTAGAAACCGGATTTCTTGATCTGATATTTCGTTACTTTGTCACAATGAGGATAGAAAATCGGGTTTCTTGTCCCCTTAATCTCATCTTGATTGAACGGCGATCGCCATCAATGAGGGGTCTCACCCTCTATCCAGCAAAGGGCAAAAACTCTCCGAACTCATTCGGGAGCAACCTTCTACTTGATGCGGATCACGGGGTTGATTTTAAATCGGGATTTAAACTTTTTTTAAAGTCATCTCT includes:
- a CDS encoding NblA/ycf18 family protein — encoded protein: MSQPIELSLEQQFNVRAFETQVEKMSLEQSQHFLKELYKQMMVRETMYQQFLKHEWGLDQGPRFSSEF
- a CDS encoding universal stress protein yields the protein MFKRVLISTDLSDGLVRLGKFLPSLAAGGMEHIAFVHSVPLWTKGQIPREDTEKISLARDRLNAILNQVPDGLQVEVEVLSGNPTENILKAVERYKSEVMILGASNRNLLSEKLFGSTTLELSGRTNIPLMTIPTALLSPLTSEELDLRCRHLFRYILLPYADTQASGVLIKEFKRYAQNRPPHSLERCMLAWVIDAGVLRKVPKDYKLKEAHEKLAPIQAELEAIGLQVDVEVRLGEPVLDILDLAQMSDICAVALASNSLGKILDWFPSFAAEVLRRSCEPVIFFPSRR
- a CDS encoding ribonuclease HI family protein, which codes for MYITIYSDGASRRNPGPAGAGAVLLDEQGNILNKVCKYLGETTNNQAEYQAAILGLETALKMGATRVKLRADSELMVKQLLGQYRVKKPELKPLYDQVKSLFNQFESYAPPEHVRRADNALADAEANRAIDEYQP
- a CDS encoding HAD family hydrolase, which encodes MISALLFDLDGTLCNTDPIHFQTWVELLLDYGMEIDQDLYQSRMTGRLNEAIIKDLLPQLSPSQGKQLADEKEARFRKLALKLERLAGVSNILAWSEQRELSRALVTNAPPKNVEFMLQVLELTPMFELVILAENLSAGKPDPLPYQMALTELGISASEAIAFEDSPSGIRSAVRAGIYTIGIASTHSLNHLKDLGASMAISDFTDPELWRLLDTI
- the treZ gene encoding malto-oligosyltrehalose trehalohydrolase; translation: MTVTLGSNYLGNDRCEFTVWAPLLKEVAVVIAAEDEQRAIAMEQQAEGYWKTTAEGITPGTRYFYRLDGNLLRPDPASHLQPDGVHGPSAVVDPNAFSWRDRSWCNLPLEEYIIYELHVGTFTPEGTFEAIIPRLGVLKDLGINAIEIMPVAQFPGDRNWGYDGVLPYAVQNSYGGPDKLKQWVDACHQQGIAVIMDVVYNHLGPEGNYLADFGPYFTNKYRPIWGEALNFDEEYSDGVRNFFIENALYWLREYHIDALRLDAIQAIFEMGARPFLQELSDAVADLSEQEGRKFYITAESDLNDVRVIRPKELGGYGLDSQWCDDFHHVLHTLLTGENDRYYQDFGQIQQLVKSFKEGFVYDGIYAPHRKRRHGNSAKDQPAHQFIVFSQNHDQTGNRIGGDRLSHLISFDGLKLAAATVLLSPFLPFLFMGEEYGETAPFLYFVSHSDPDLIEAIRQDKEKEFTQGLKSGKFNNPQDVNTFYQCQLNWEKHQQGQHQILWNFYRRLIELRRTVPALKKLSKETLDCSCLEAENLLFVRRWADKSQVFYVINFSTNAVKFEPNIPDGNWQKILDSSEENWKGPGSSLPEVIQPEKSVSIPPLTVGLYEISG
- the treY gene encoding malto-oligosyltrehalose synthase, which gives rise to MRIPQATYRIQFNANFQFADAEKIVDYLADLGISDIYASPIFKARQGSTHGYDVVDPNQLNPELGTPEAFESLMEKSQQKNLGWVQDIVPNHTAYDSENSMLMDVLENGASSDYFDYFDIAWNAPYGDISEGVLAPLLGNFYQECLENGEIQLQYDATGLTVQYYSLKLPIRIESYVPFLTHNLGKLRRTLGRNHPEFIKLLGILYLLKSIPTETKGRERYDQLTFVKGLLWELYDQNHDICQFIQDNLKEFNGTPGIPESFNLLEELLREQVYRLTFWKVGAEEINYRRFFTVNELISVRVENLRVFHDTHDLIAKLVKTGKFTGVRIDHIDGLYDPQQYLERLREKLGDIYITVEKILEMAEIMPSNWPIQGTSGYDFMNRLNGLFCNCNNQERFSEIYGQFTGLNPSYKDLFFEKKHLIVDRNMAGDADNLAHLLKSIANQSREGRDFTLYSLKRALVEVLVAFPVYRTYINGEGVSSRDRHYIQEVIAQAKQLLPLQGKELDFIEKLMLLENADYLTEEEREQRLYSVMRMQQWTGPLMAKGIEDTLFYVYNRLVSLNEVGGDPAQFGLTLQEFHEFNIQQKETWVHKMNATSTHDTKRGEDVRARINVLSEIPDEWEQHITSWREINQEHKTKLPDKLVPTANDEYFFYQTLLGAFPFAESEYSEFIQRVKDCSIKSVREAKVHTAWLRPDTDYEEGFLAFIDAVMQPGPENLFFQKFQQFQQKIASYGVYNSLAQVLLKLTTPGVPDLYQGTELWDLSLVDPDNRRPVDFEHRIAALREIRTQASQDILALMKELLSHPESGKIKLFAIAQILKAKSQAIALFQAGDYQPLKAAGKFSENVVGFTRSQGNQVAIAVAPRFLTHLIQPGTLPLGQVWQDTHLKLPSGLPSQWQDGISGQPIQTDGTLSIAQTLTHFPIALLISQTS